From the genome of Vitis riparia cultivar Riparia Gloire de Montpellier isolate 1030 chromosome 2, EGFV_Vit.rip_1.0, whole genome shotgun sequence, one region includes:
- the LOC117930401 gene encoding protein FAR1-RELATED SEQUENCE 5-like, producing the protein MTLSNSVYLQMMQSVKEKTIKREFEVKEEDVVNDDAFIGGTYHLGGNGLKEKVLKAKVAGFSIRKDDLKRDKNGDIISRKWVCSREGQRATKFIENDKRQREPRSLSRVGCEAAFRVGLNRKDGKWIVKEFIGDHNHNLVDAIDTQFLRSHRTISNPDKAQVDVLRKVGVKTTQIMDYMVKQSGGHEHVGFTQKDIYNHVDAMRRSEIKDGDAEAALAYLCGKAEMDSSFFYKFNIDEESRLANLFWADSTARMDYACFGDVLAFDTTYRTNAYKKPLVVLVGVNHHHQTVVFGCALLIDESVGTYEWVLETFLEAMMNKKPLSVVTDGDKAMRKAIKKLLPDTCHRLCSWHLQRNAFTNVHIKDFSSIFARCMFMRGNEAEFEKVWHEMVANLGLNENRWVTEIYGKRKRWTEAYLRGNFFGGMRTTQRCESMNAYLNRFLKIRLRLYEFVQQFDRAIMRIRQNEAKAEFESNNSSPVLSTKLSIIENHAATVYTKESFLKFREEMKNAELFFVVGLGMLGEHLSNDRSDMYIDCGELNNLKITMECACADSRISAT; encoded by the exons atGACGTTGTCGAATTCAGTTTATCTTCAA ATGATGCAATCGGTGAAGGAGAAAACAATCAAGCGGGAGTTTGAAGTGAAAGAGGAGGACGTCGTCAATGACGATGCATTTATCGGTGGCACTTACCACCTGGGTGGAAACGGTTTGAAAGAGAAGGTGTTGAAGG cAAAAGTAGCCGGATTTAGTATTCGAAAAGATGATTTGAAGCGAGACAAGAATGGAGATATAATATCTCGAAAGTGGGTGTGTTCTAGAGAAGGACAGCGAGCGACaaagtttattgaaaatgaCAAGCGACAGCGTGAGCCACGATCATTGAGTAGAGTTGGATGTGAAGCTGCATTTCGTGTAGGCTTGAATAGGAAAGATGGAAAGTGGATTGTAAAGGAATTTATAGGAgatcataatcataatttggTCGATGCTATCGACACACAATTCCTTCGGTCTCATCGAACAATAAGTAATCCAGATAAGGCACAAGTTGATGTTTTGCGTAAAGTAGGTGTTAAAACAACACAAATTATGGACTATATGGTCAAACAATCAGGGGGACATGAGCACGTCGGTTTCACacaaaaagatatatacaatcacgttgatgcaatgcgtagaaGTGAAATTAAAGACGGTGATGCAGAAGCGGCATTGGCTTATTTGTGTGGAAAGGCAGAAatggattcttcatttttttataaattcaacatTGATGAAGAAAGTCGACTAGCAAATTTGTTTTGGGCTGATTCAACTGCTCGAATGGATTATGCGTGTTTTGGAGATGTCCTAGCATTTGACACAACCTATAGGACAAATGCCTATAAAAAGCCTCTAGTAGTGTTGGTCGGTGTTAATCATCACCACCAAACTGTTGTATTTGGTTGTGCGTTATTGATAGATGAAAGTGTTGGGACATATGAATGGGTGTTGGAGACATTTCTTGAGGCAATGATGAATAAGAAACCCTTATCTGTTGTAACCGATGGGGATAAAGCTATGCGTAAGGCAATCAAAAAACTATTACCCGATACGTGTCATCGATTGTGTTCATGGCATTTGCAACGAAATGCATTCACGAATGTGCatattaaggatttctcaagcATATTTGCAAGGTGCATGTTCATGCGTGGGAATGAAGCAGAATTTGAAAAGGTTTGGCATGAAATGGTTGCAAATTTGGGACTTAATGAGAATCGTTGGGTGACGGAGATATATGGGAAACGTAAAAGATGGACAGAGGCGTATTTACGTGGAAATTTCTTTGGAGGGATGAGAACCACACaaaggtgtgagagtatgaatgcatatctaaatagattcttaaaaattCGTTTGCGACTGTATGAGTTTGTACAACAATTTGATAGAGCCATAATGAGAATACGGCAAAACGAGGCAAAGGCAGAGTTCGAGTCGAACAATTCTTCACCAGTGCTTTCGACCAAACTATccataattgaaaatcatgctGCGACGGTATACACGAAAGAATCTTTCCTTAAATTTCGTGAGGAGATGAAGAATGCAGAGTTATTCTTTGTGGTAGGTCTT GGAATGTTAGGGGAGCATTTGTCGAATGACCGATCTGACATGTACATAGATTGTGGTGAACTTAATAAT CTGAAAATAACAATGGAATGTGCATGTGCAGATAGCAGGATTTCAGcaacatga